tacCATCATGTATgggggagcaactgatgaagcttgGGCCCTATTGCTCAGATTTCCACTACTTtgcctgttcttagggcactccttcaagaagtgaccctcttgtccacacttaaaacaacctgtctggccatcacgacacttacctaggtgggttctaccacacctagcacatgcaggagccttACTACCCCTTGGTACCATACTGCCTTGAGAATAGGCAAGTCTAACCCTGAAACTATAGGAATTTCTATTGTACCCATCTTTGTTCTAAGGTACAAGTGCACTACCAGAtggtggagcaggtcccttctgtttctgtGGGAGGGATGACTAATTGGCATCATTTTTTTGCTGCCTGAACTCGTCCCCTACTATCTTAGCCCTCTTATctttaaactcttctctatccttcagcttatcctcctcaacttgttgtaAATGGATCATAAATCTTGCTAGGTCAATATCCCCTATCAGCATAGCTGCCTTGTCTTCCTTGCTTGACTGACGAGATAACCCAGCAACATATAAACTCATTCTACTCATCATGtctgcaaccatctccggagcatagcagGAAAGTtatgtgaacttcagactgtactcatgaacactcatagactccagattaagggtgagaaactctTTTATCTTTGCCTCTCGCAActcacgaggaaagaaacgccccatgagagcactctcaaacacaacccaactcactATTGGCGCATCCTCAAccctattctttttccattggtcaaaccagattctagcgacacccttcaattggtatgcaactagttccaccctctccgACTCAGCAACCTGCATCACATCAAATACCCTTTTaagctcctcaatgaagttctttGGATTCTCACTAATACTTAAACAGGTGAAACTTGGTGGGTTCATCCTTAAGAGTTCACGAATCCTTGAAATATCAACCAATTCGTGTCGATTATTTCTCTGCCCAACATGAAAGGTCGCAACTTGACTTAACATCTGGATAGCTTCACGAAAATCAGCATATTTGATCTCTTCTTGGGTTTGCACTTCTAGGGCATTcggtaactcttgttcctcaacaCTCTTCATAGCCGGACGAACTCTGactgctcttcgtggaggcatgatcctCTGAAACAcgtgcaagcacgaattagaaagacactttttagagataaactctaacgcacgagataagtgtgaaagaagtgagaaatcttcctaaatgttgcagcctcataattatagatatggcgcgcttcacatcgaTAACTAAGACtttacagacacggcttcatagactccctaggactcttgcactctgtgctctgataccaagtttgtcacgccccgagcctacaccctggacatgaccggcactcgaagaccattgctggccccaagcgaacccttggcctggctatcttaactcagcggaaacctaactcaacagaataacttcatgcaatgaaaggtcataaaacaacccaactgataaaatctggccaaaaaggcaactcgagtctcaaaatagaatatttacatatatacatagatgagagactcaatactaactgactgactgtctatgaagcctctataatattgagatggatgttgggacagaccccacaacatcctcaTAAAGCAAAACTAACagaacaaaataaccgagtTCTCCaaaatgcaaagaggctcaccactgactctggagtgctcaactggaccaacagcgtgctggatgctgatcatgggtacctgcgtctgcgtcataataagatgcaggccaacgggcatcagtacatgaaatgtacgagtatgcgagctggacagctaaacaacaacttaagcttgaaagggatacaaaagagaacttacctcgGCTcagttcaactcatgaataactgaactcaatataaagcaatgagacacatgcaatatatataaagcttgcaaaactatttaaaacatgacgtcaaaatcatatttataatatcatgaaaatatcatgcttcctctcaaagtctacttgtgcaatgcatgaatgaagtcccatacccctatccatactaagcagaacccctcgaggaaccatgcaatttctactgtgggagttctcTAACCAACAGCCACCACTACATgtctaagtggtgatacaacgtcttgtccacgctgccagaactgtcatatattTTGTTGTCATATAGGAcgctttaacttagtggatccactagcttaactttacgtgatcatccaaaaagtatgacccgtcaAATCCCAtatttggctacatggttcttatggagagttgagttaatatgaactcgtgtccccaattcggtgctcaagattactcccaaaaatactttagctcattagtgttttaaacacatcgtgctttagttgagataattactcaaaacttagcccaaaaggctcttgaaaactctttctaaaaagaacatctcaaaaccatattttaatatgatcattgatgactcgggatattcatactgcttaaacattgatggtatatctagagaccatactatttaaacattgatgacatactcgatttgtcatactaatcatgttttaaaaactctttcgcaaaactcatcttttctcaaatagagatagtgctcaaactgcttaaaactcttttggaaatctcagtttcctctcatcttaaatgtgaaaacatttataaacttttttgggaacacttagttccctaataacttttgagaaatgaactcaactttaaactcttgacttaacttgaaactcgatactctttactcgacttgaaacttgagactctttacttagcttgaaactctatactctttgcttgacttgaaacttgaaccttaaaacgaagttagaacgttcaataaagactcttgaacaactttgaatacttgctttgacttacttcttaacttttagacttgacttctaacttcacttgactttgatccgaactcgccttgaattgaattatggattcaaggtatatgatcacacgtttacgaatgagttcttgacgtttagacgtaccttggagtgttggaaacaactatgaaacataggtacaatgccaaggaacatgcatgaaaaagtggggaataaATGGGAAAGGTTAgtgtccttggcgctctgagaggcgcggggcgccagaccATAAAGCTCAGAAGgggcctgctggcgctctgctaggcgcgccgccccaagggctggacttcagagtcccttttggggggAGCTACGCCAccccttttccccgaaaactcgacttttcttccTCCTTTGTCCAACTgtaaaccaccctaacttcaagggtttcaactccaaacactaagaatcataaaatccctcagcatacaagagattcatctaaaaaacacaaccaaatcatgaactaaaccaacaagaacttcaacaacaccaaccaacaacttcaacaacacaaccaatcttttctcgaaaataaaacgagtttggcgtgtggggaaAAGGGccaacccaacactaagaactcacataacttaatagggatcacccccgacgaaaccACGACGATCTCCTTGCttgctcttctctttctcctcttcttctcctcttcactcacaaaccctcactctcactcttttaaaaggggaaaaactgatctaaaaatcagtctaaatccctaatataaccaaaagaattgattagggaaaagaccaaaatacccttacaaattcggactaaactgccctgccaacaacccaacttccaatgggcataactcactcatacgaactcggaatcacgcaaactcggcggcgttggaaagatcactcCATgagctttccaaacataactggaaatacacctaactcatcttgagctaggagttataactgctcaaagttggccaaaaactcaccttttttcccatacttgactaaaatttccagattttaaattctttccaaaaataactatttccaattctaagcttcttcatagctattccaaaattgccggatgttacactatgtattcccaaaagagtttaaaatgtttttacatttaaataagaacggaaaactgagattttcaaaagagcctttgagctagtgttTCAGTatagagcctttgggctagttttcagttaaagagtaaatgctttcacaataaagcaagagaggaaactttgatttccaagatagcctttgagctaagtttttaagcactaatctcaaatcacagaaagaagtatgtttttaaaacataaagagctagtatattttgggagtagtattgagcaccgatatgggggagagtttagacaactcacagcccccataaaccatgtagccatcatgggtagaaaatggtcatactttttagatgaatcatttttcgcatagactagtggatccacttagtagttcaggtcttatacatgtggcaaggtataggatgcggTGGTAGCGTGAggaagatcgttgtatcatcacaatagctcttatgtgatggttatcggttagagaaactcccacaacagtattttgtatttttatatacatcagattgtttgtatttttacatacatctcagagttatatgtatctttgcatacacacagagttggcatcatgtttttaaatagcttttttttatattgcacatgttttaaattactttatattgaaatgagttcagttatgttgagttgagttgagccatgCAATTTCTTCAGATTCTTTTTAAGTTTATgcttatgttttagaattctccttacatgctcgtacattccacgtattgagccatttggcctgcatcttttcatgatgcagacacaggtattcgggatcatcaacaggagattcgttgatacattcgagaattcgagttagctatggtgagcctccttgttttcgaaagatttcatttacttttcagtttagtctggatgtcgtgggtcttatcCCGGCtttcatctttatcag
The DNA window shown above is from Solanum stenotomum isolate F172 chromosome 6, ASM1918654v1, whole genome shotgun sequence and carries:
- the LOC125868373 gene encoding uncharacterized protein LOC125868373: MPPRRAVRVRPAMKSVEEQELPNALEVQTQEEIKYADFREAIQMLSQVATFHVGQRNNRHELVDISRIRELLRMNPPSFTCLSISENPKNFIEELKRMVADMMSRMSLYVAGLSRQSSKEDKAAMLIGDIDLARFMIHLQQVEEDKLKDREEFKDKRAKINKDGYNRNSYSFRVRLAYSQGSMVPRGSKAPACARCGRTHLGKCRDGQTGCFKCGQEGHFLKECPKNRQSSGNLSNRAQASSVAPPYMMVPRGATSSTGGGVNHLYAINSRQEQDDSPDVVTGMIRVFDFVVYVLLDPRASLSFVIPYVAMNFDVIPVQPSEPVIEWSSSSSSVRPKFGPPTPTKKV